A region of the Littorina saxatilis isolate snail1 linkage group LG12, US_GU_Lsax_2.0, whole genome shotgun sequence genome:
AACCATATGTCAAATCGATTAGTATTTGCAAGACACAAAGCCCGGTTAAGTTTTAATACATACACTCTGAGCCTGAAAGAACCAAACAGAATTATTTTTAAAAGTacagaaaaacaaaagcagtgcaaaaagaaaagaatgtgTTATCTTTCACAAACAAAAGTAAAAGTACAGTATGCTCCAATGCCTTTCCAGTTGCAACACTTATCTTTGTCACATTTCAGTTAATAgtactggtttgtttgtttatttggtgttaacgtcgttttcaaccatgaaggttatatcgcgacagggaaaggggggagatgggatagagccacttgtcaattgtttcttgttcacaaaagcactaatcaaaaatttgctccaggggcttgcaacgtagtacaatatattaccttactgggagaatgcaagtttccagtacaaaggacttaacatttcttacatactgcttgactaaaatctttacaaacattgactataattattctatacaagaaacacttaacaagggtaaaaggagaaacagaatccgttagtcgcctcttacgacatgctggggagcatcgggtaaattcttccccctaacccgcggggggtaatagTACTGGTGTTTATAACATCTGACAATCAACTTCTACATATATTGTCAGTGTGCCCCTCTCACTCCCCAAGAGAATGAATGAAGTATTATAACTGAGGAGGAAAGTTGCAAAAATAGATATTGACAAAAGATAACTCAAGCACATGAAATAAGTGTTCTAACCAGGAAAATGATCATCTTCTTCTGGAAGAGGACTACAGCCTGCTCACGACACAACCCAAAGAGCTGAACATAAGTTTTTAAACAGAAAGATATATAGAgaaagaaccactcaacaaagGAAACCATTTGGCACCTCGCTTTTATGGCAAAAACTTTTATGGCACCTCGCTTTTATGGCAAAAACTTTTATGGCACCTCGCTTTTATGGCAAAAACTTTTATGGCACCTCGCTTTTATGGCAAAAACTTTTATGGCACCTCGCTTTTATGGCAAAAACTTTTATGGCACCTCGCTTTTATGGCAAAAACTTTTATGGCACCTTGCTTTTATGGCAAAAACTTTTATGGCACCTCGCTTTCCCCACAGAAAAAGCCACCCGAATTTCCATCTGGGTAACCCCACaggactatatatatataaaatcttattctccttcttctccttttttACAACACCCATTCATTGTCATTAACCCAACAGATGTATAACCTTGCATCGATAGGATTGTCACCACCTAAATCAACTGCAGGGTCGCCAAATACAAGAAAAGAAATTGAAATCAACCCTATCGGCCCTAGCCATCCATAAGCATGTATGTACATGTGCCACAAAAACAGTGGTCACACTCTCAGTCTCACATATTTACACTAATACAGTGTGTATTCCATACTCTGCACACGGTACTGTACAAAGCCATGCAGACAGGTAAGTTAGTAtcaggtgtgtgtgtacctCCTTGGGTGAGTAGTACTGTCTGACTGGGCCTGGAATGGTGTACTCTTCTGTGATGGTCACCGTCTCTTCCTCGTCGTCCTCCTCCACCTCTTTCACACTGTGCAAACCTGCACCGCAACACACAGCACACCAACGCACGTCACACACCGTTACACATGAGGAGCACCAACGATAACACCACCAGAGTTAAAGAAAAACACTCACTTTTACATGTACAATTTAAAAGCatatgttatgagttatgaaaaAACACTTTTACATGATAAAACCACCAAGAGTTAAGGGAAAACACCCATTttaacatttcaaaagcatCTGAGTTATGACAAAATAATCACAATAACATGATAAAAACTAACAAAGGTAAAAGAAAACACTCGCTATAACAATACAAAAGCATGGGAGTTATGAGAAAATAATCACAATGACATGAAAAAAACACCATACCAGAGTTATGAACAGCTagtgattctgagcaacgcacCATCACCAAAATGAAGAGAGCATGAAAGTGGGCTTGTGATCTTTACCTTAGTTTTCTTCTAAAGCATTCAAAAATACATCTCCTGACTTGCTGATAGAGAAAAGCTGCTCACAGTGTACAGGTACTTggaatccccccccctccccacctcagAATGTAACAATAACTGGGGTGTTGTTTGGGTCGGCCCTTTGGCCAATCGccgatttgtttttttactttggccgaaacGTTCATGTCCCTATCagccaaatgtccgaagagtattcgcctAAATCGGCCACAGTTTCTCCAGTTTTTTttattggtcaggctttgattgctaaaactgctgccgatgtacttagtcAACTGATTGACATTTATTTCCTTcacgaataccaaaaacgaaacatcaatggtttgaacggaagccattgccaaaaatatacagtggagtccgggtacaatgaatctcaagggagatacattttagttcgttatatcagtaattcgctgtagagttttcaaccccaaatggcctcaagacaagctttcccaatcaccttcaaatgatcgtcccatcgatctttccttggagagtacaatctctgcatgttttcaacagcttcataatataatccatagagagaggcaaactaacagcgggaggtgcatgaaaagcgtcagttttcacgataaAACTTTGACTCGCTCATTCACGGGACATAACTGCACTCCGGACTGTCCACAGTGAGCAATTTAGGAGACTTCACTGCCTGAGGAGAGTATTGATTCAAACAAATGCGTGGTTCTATATCGCGTCACTCGGTCACGGatcggagaaaacaaaaaacagttccagattttgaaaccatgttcgtcagccattgtttttagcaagacagaccacatgtgcacgagcttcgctgacgtacatcgcaaaatgtcatgacgtcaccacaactttcggttttggttcgatctgttccgtgcacctcctgctgttagtttgttcagagttcgctcatctagcgatgtgcacttgtgtttgtgtatttttgtctttggagacaattattgacatcagttcgttgtagccttttgtgacttttagagacaaaacggctctggggcgatgaaaacgtgtttgttaaaagagggattcgttatgcaaatgagttcaaaaggttcgatgtagccggaaagtaacaagtaagaaatagaaggctgtctgccgggaaatcaatggcagtttgttaaaagagggatttcgttatacccaggttcgttatagctggagtCCACtgtagatgccagagtggtttcccttggacaagggaaaccacactctcagcgtttgcgttcgccggttcgcgatagtttatcagtcagtcagtgctttcgatttggatttgaacatcatgtcgcaaccaaacaagaaaaaaactaaattggccaaggtttgctacccgtcgccaaggtaagtgattccggacaaaatgaCAGGAACATCGcaaatgtggacagtgtcagtgtaaGTAGTAGTAGTGTTGTTGAGTCGATCGAAGCAGACGATAGTCACCGCGAATCGaaatctgctgagccagagaatgaaaagcgtcctccaaatcgtggttttcaagcaaaatggctcaccctacacggtcttttattggtgttttaccagtcatgtttcccaaggcttgtcaagatttgcacaagattggaagagttttactttcaagaaattaaagttaaaggtttgaaaaagtttcagagaacTGGTGTCTGATGTGTTTCAGTTGCAGTATGCAACATATAATCCAGGggcggattgggggggggggggggggggggggtgttgtcacaggggttccggacagcgggaccctggaccccaggttgtacccccccccccccgcccttctggcttaactgctccgccctgtaatttgtgttcctaagacaatgattgtatgtattggtgtttccctcttgagtcttgtgcttcaCTGTTGCGGTGACTTTGTATGAGCCAAAATAATGGCCGAAAATTTTCCAAGATGTCCTAAAGCTTTCTCACAGTTTCagccaaatgtcccaacatgaaaatgtcgAGCAACACCCCTGAATAAATCTATTCTACTACATTAGAAAATGTTAATCTTCCTCCTTCCAACACATTTTAAAGTTCTATTCTTCTAGTTCCTTCCTGTCCTTAGAAATcagaataacaaaacaaaagccaTGAACTTAGTGAAAACTCCTGACAAGATGGATGATTTGTTTTGCACAGCAAATTTGTCCTGGACCCACATGACAGAGACAGAATGAAATGATCTTGAAAAATTAAATGACCTTGTTCCCGACCTGTGCTGCCACTGCGTGTAATACGTCTGCTAAGGAGGGTTGACTTCCCGGCCAATTCCTCTTGGTCTTCGCGCAGACGATTGTCTGTAAAATATAAACTGGTGGTTGAAAATCTTCCTGAAAGAGCGAAGTGAACACGACCACAGTTGTGAAGTATTGAAATGATGGAGATACATCAtatctgggttttttctttATAAAATATATACTTTGAACACTTGAACTGTACTGAACACTTTTTGTACACGTCATCCTTCATGGGGTACCGTACTTTATGAAGTTTAGAttcttttattcttcttctgcgttcctgaGCTTTTTACTATCAAGGGTCAACTTGCGACAGGTTTGCTGCTACCTGAGCACAGAGGATTTATGCTGTGCATACACAATCCAGGATACAAGTTTTCAGGGGAGCTAACTGCTGAGCTAAGCACACACCCAGTTCATCTTCATCTTCCTCGTAGTCCATGGGCGGATGCCGCTGCATCAGTTGGCTGCCGTCGTTGGTTAGGTCGCTGGTGCTGTAGCTACGTCGTAGGTGGTCCACCAGTTTTGTCTGCCCCTGAAACACACGTCAGTGTCAAAGCTATACCTCCTTGCCCTTCTCTAGAACATGACAAGAGTCAAAGCTATAGATCTTTATCCTTCTCTAGAACATGACAAGAGTCAAAGCTATAGATCTTTATCCTTCTCTAGAACATGACAAGAGTCAAAGCTATAGATCTTTATCCTTCTCTAGAACATGACAAGAGTCAAAGCTATAGATCTTTATCCTTCTCTAGAACATGACAAGAGTCAAAGCTATATCTTTATCCTTCTCTAGAACATGACAAGAGTCAAAGCTATAGATCTTTACCCTTCTCTagaacatcaatcaatcaatcaatatgaggcttatatcgcgcgtattccgtgggtacagttctaagcgcagggattttttaaattttttaaaatattttttatgcaatatatatcgcgcacatattcaaggcgcagggatttatttatgccgtgtgagatggattttttttttttacacaatacatcacgcatttacatcggccagcagatggcagccatttcggcgcatatcctacttttcacggcctattattccaagtcacacgggtattttgaacATGACAAGAGTCAAAGCTATAGATCTTTACCCTTCTCTAGACCATGACAAGAGTCAAAGCTATAGATCTTTACCCTTCTCTAGAACATGACAAGAGTCAAAGCTATAGATCTTTACCATTCTCTAGAACATGACAAGAGTCAAAGCTATAGATCTTTATCCTTCTCTAGAACATGACAAGAGTCAAAGCTATAGATCTTTATCCTTCTCTAGAACATGACAAGAGTCAAAGCTATAGATCTTTATCCTTCTCTAGAACATGACAAGAGTCAAAGCTATAGATCTTTATCCTTCTCTAGAACATGACAAGAGTCAAAGCTATAGATCTTTATCCTTCTCTAGAACATGACAAGAGTCAAAGCTATAGATCTTTATCCTTCTCTAGAACATGACAAGAGTCAAAGCTATAGATCTTTACCCTTCTCTAGAACATGACAAGAGTCAAAGCTATAGATCTTTATCCTTCTCTAGAACATGACAAGAGTCAAAGCTATAGATCTTTATCCTTCTCTAGAACATGACAAGAGTCAAAGCTATAGATCTTTATCCTTCTCTAGAACATGACAAGAGTCAAAGCTATAGATCTTTATCCTTCTCTAGAACATGACAAGTGTCAAAACTACAGCTCTTTACCTTTCTCTATTTTTGAAAGATATATTTGGGCCATTACTAAGACAGTTGTAAATGACTGAATGTAAAGTAAGCACCAAAAAGAGATTCTCGGTTGATACAAGAGAAGTTTTCCGAATATAACTCTGACAGGATCGTTGGCGGTCTGGAAGAGTAGGAGCCCCTTTACCGCAGACAGGTTTTCACAACATCTGTAGCTTCCGATCGGCTCTATCCTGCGACCGGGACGAGCAATtgactgtgatgtgtatgcTATGCGGAGTGCGCTAGATATGATACCATTTTATTTAGAAAATATGATCATTGGCGCCACGAATGGCTTGCTGTTCACTGGAAATGTTCACTAAGCATGTGTTTTCCTAAACTCACATGACCTCAAGCCAGACCCATGTGACCTCGATCAAAACACGTTCTGATACGTCCCAGCGATCCTTTCCACAAGAAATtctgaactccgatgaacttcTGAACGCtgatttttgaaagaaaagggtatcatATTGTGCTTGCACTGCATGGCGTATACATCAGAGTTGGTTGTTCGTCCCAATCGCGGGATACAGCCCATTGGAGGCGTGGAACGtgctccggatgttgtgaaaaaCCTGTCTGCGGTACAGGGGCTCCTACTCCTCCCGAACGCTGATAATCTTGACAGAGCTATTTTCGAAAATTGTCCATTACCCTATGTTTTGAGTTGATGAATCGTCATACAGTCAAATTCCCTTTTCCAGACTCTCCCAATTTTTCACAAAGATATTTTGCTAAGAACAAGGACCGCTTGTCTGCTTCGTTTGAACATAAACAAAAAGCTGTGACGACCATTGTGAGACTGGTGACAAGAAGTGAAGTACAAACTCACCATGAGGGCAGTCTTGACCACCACCTGTGAGGCGTAGCTCAGACCCTGGCTGCCCAGTCTCAGTATTGTGGTGTAGCTCGCTGTGCGTGCTTGGCTGATCATCTCATCAATATCCTGTCaacaagcagaaaaaaagaaagataaaattgtggtttttttttttaacttaatatgtgtgtgtgtgtgtgtgtgtgtgtgtgtgtgtgtgtggttgtgtgtgtggttgtgtgtgtgtgtgtgtgtgtatgtgtgtgtgtgtatcatgtgcatgtgtgtgtgtgtgcgggcatgtgtgtgtctatgtgcgtGTCAcaaagaatactacatggcttgctttgCAATATCAGGTTTACACaagttctttaaaaaaaatgtaagttcTTCTTTCAAATCAAAACATGGGATCCCCCCAGAAATCAAATTTTAGCCCAAATACAAAGACTACGTCCGcatgcactctctctcttcctgcaagcacacacacacccacacccacacaaacacactgtgcACAAACAATCACAGGCAAAAGTGAAAAGGAAAGTGTACCTTTTCTCTACGAACAAGGTTTGGGTGCACAAACTTCTTGAAGAGGAAGCTGGAGCCTTTGGTCATGGGACTGAGCATCCACAGCACAAAGATAATCTTCACCTCATAGTAGAAAGGCACCCTGAAACATGACACAGTATTCTCAGTATTACACTGAAGAGAGGACAAACAAATTCAGGTTTCTTTCTCTACTTGTAGATCTTCGTGTAACTGGGatcagagcatccttccacttggaaaAATACCAAACAGCTACACCCTGGCTGCTTTCTTTGCTGAATGGGaggtagttttgtgtgtgtgtgtgtgtgtgtgtgtgtgtgtgtgtgtgtgtgtgtgtgtgtgtgtgctgaattTGTAAGTGACATCTATCAGCATTTCAATCTGTACAATAATTTCAGCCAACAATAGCACTCTGCACAAACAGCAGCCTGTCAGTCAGTCTATTGTTGGTCTCAGTCACAGTGGAATGATGCTCTCATCTCGTGTAAACGTCTCTGCAAATCTGTGGTGGCTGAGTTAGACGGGAAGGAAGGTACCTTTTGATAACAAAATGAGTCCATGCCAATCAAAATttccaaaacaaaattaaaatatccTTATGCTTCTGAAGCAAGTAATAAAGAGGTATGTTATGTCAAGTCCTACCCGATATATTCCTCCTCTTGATGACTTAACAATCTTGCTGAGCTGTGTGTAGCATAAAAAGAAAACCACAGACCCTAAAATAAAGGAATACTTACCACGAAAGAAAGACATCTGAAAAGGTCTCCACTGCGGTGAAGAGAGCGAATATTATCCAGTACATCATCCATTTTacctgcaaacaaaaaaataaaacaaaatttttaatttcattgttgtttcttttgtgtTCTCACCCTTTCGTCTTAACCAGAAAACTTGTGAAAACTTGTACCAGAACAAGAGCAACGGGGAAGTAAAGATACCCACAACAACTCCAACGTAGTTACGTCCCCTGGTCAACAGTCGGAACACCAAGGGACCCTACCATGATCTCTACCTTAAACCGATCAAAGTCgcagttgcctcccttggaCCATTACCCCCTGCGACCTTCAAGGTGACTCCAAGGTGATCGTGTTCAGAGAACAAAACAAACGCGCAGGCTCTCACGTGTAGTGTGAATGCTCTCTATCGACAAGCGACAGCTGCGGCGCTCATGTGCTGGCCTTTATAGTCAaaacaacatctctctctctctctctctctacctgctGCTGCTAACTGTTATCTACCCAAGGTGTGAGCCGCATTCTCTTGCGCAGTTTACCTGGAGCCGTTATTCCTGCCAACAATAACATCCACAGCCTTGGAAAATTCACAACAGCTTTGGGAAGGAGAGGGGAGTTGTGTGCGTTCATATGTCTGTCCGGTTTTCACCAGAGCTGTCACTCGAAATTCTATCAATGTGGGAATGTGCCGAGACAAAggattaaagaaagaaaaattaaacaCAACACTTTTTACTACCGAATTGTTTAATTCCTGCACTCGTTTATTATGCAACAGGTGCAAACTGGGCAGTAGATATTGCTTGGAGATATTACAGTTACTTCAGTCCAAAAGTTCACTTTCCTGATAACTAACGGGGAGCAAAAGGAAATGCAAGAGTAGGTTTTCTCtccaataataataataacaagaaattccttcgaggtaggaaaaacacccccgttggtcaaagggaaataaccattctcactgccaccaactgagaaggttatttccctttgaccattaatatgtcactctataagtccttgtagaatcttaatccaccaataactccctaaccgtgtgtttgactggtcccaatttttgtaaggaccgtctcaggaatgtatagaacctgttcaccaagtttggtgacgatcggtccgttcattcttgagatctatatgcgaacacaaacacacaaacacatcgagcgaaacctatacacacccctataccgggggtgtaataattcataTTTCTAAAGAGGGTATATCCAGGATtcaaccctgctcaaagcgctgtacagtGACAGAACAGTGAGCATGTAGTGCATGCACATGAATGTGAGCTGAAACTTGcaagagagtgacagacagacagacatacagacagacacagagagcaTAATATGCACAAGACCAGACATGCAAAACGTCAGGTGTTTTGTTACCCCCAATGGATAAAAAATACAACAGCCACATTATCTGTCACTTGAAAGAAAACCTGCATTATCTTTGAAACAGATCACCTGTAATCATCATCACCTGACATAACATTTTCATAAATCATGGACATTCTCAAAGGATTGGTCTGCCAGTCAAAAGAAACTTGTCTTTGTTTTTCACCACTAAAACACTcagtgatcacacacacacacacacacacacacacacacgcacgcacacacacacacacacagagggtgTGCTCATTTCACAAAACTGAACCTAAGAGAAGTTTTGTCAGATCAAAGTTGATGTGCAAAGACATATGGGGTGTCATCTTAAAGTCCTCAAATATCTAATCAATCTCTGCTCAGGTTGAAATTTAAATTGCCAGTAGGCAGGACCATATGTgaagatgtgtgtgttttgattatTCACAATCACAAGTTTAAcccatcatgtgtgtgtgtgtgtatgtgtgtgtgtgtgtgcatgtgtgtgtgtgtgtgtgtgcgtgtgtgtgcatgtgtgtgtgtgtgtgtgtgcgtgtgtgtgtgtgtttgtgtgtgtatgtgttcctTTACAAATGGTTTTATATCAGTTTGGTATGAATGAATAAATCATTGGAAAGCAATTTACAAATCACATCAAGTTTTCCCTGTCCCGTAACGTTTTCCCTGTGGTGCTGTCATTTTAGTATTTAAGGAAACTCAGACAGACACAACtttaaacaataacaaaaacggGACAGACAGAACTCAAgcaagcaggcaggcaggcaggcaggcaggcaggcaggcaggcaggcaggcaggcaggcagacaggcagacagacagacagacagacagacagacagacagacagagagagagagagagagagagagagagagagagagagagtttcacAAAACGAACACGGCAAAGGCGCACGTTGCAGTAAGAAACATTTTGAGACGACCCCTAAGCGCAAGCACCGCCCCCTTTCTCGGCAAGCTGTTTGAAACGAGTGTGTTGGCAGCGCTCCAGGCGAACGGGAAAAGTGAGGCGGTTTTACACACACGCCCCCcaaccacgcacacaccacTGGACGTACACAGCCACCGCTGATAATAAATGGATCGGGGGTCTGCTCAGTCATGTGACTGTGCTCTGGATTGACAATGCTGATAGTGAGAAAGGTTCAACCCAACAACAACGACCTGTTATCTACTCCGTTTGTGCCACCTGCTGTCCAGGGATTATTAGTCTGTTGAGTTGGCTGACCTGTTTAGGTCAACCATTCTGATGCGTTTAGAATGTATCATGTCGTGCtgttttgatgttttgtttattatgtTGTGTTGCCGCTGTGCGATTCTCCAAGTTGCTTGCTGAATTGTTTACCTGCCAGTAAGGTTGAAAATCTTCACGACGGTACCAACAAGTGACAATCAactgttggttgttgtttttctgcttCATCTCATGAACTGTTGACTTCtttcattgtttgttgttttccaGCCGTTTACCTGAACAAGTCCTGCATTGAGGGAACAGAACGACCCTTATTTCAGGGATTAACTCTGCTGTGGCACCTGCTGATCTACGgcttatcacacacacacacacacacacacacgcacacacacacccacacacaatagCCTTCGAATAATAAAGAAGCACatattctctttctctctttcttagctTCTTTGgcgtttttgtttgtgtatcgTTTGATAGTGTATGTGGGGTTTTTTCTCCTGAGTTTGTTCGTCCCAagaacagattgtaagaaaaggcccagcatttaaatctttatccttgtaaataAAAAGTTCCGTTTagtccccccacccctccctctttctctctttctctctctcacacacacacacctgccccTTACTCCTCTGGCCCTTTTCATACTTTTAGACGAATATGAAACATCTTTGCGGCTAAAATTATTTACAAGTTGCTCTTTGAAGTTAGGAAAGGGACGGTAATACTAGCAATTATCATTTTTGCAAGTCCATCAATCAATttctacttcttttttttttacacagccAATGGTTAAATTCAAATACAACGCAGAAATGGACTTCGGAGTTGAATGGAGAGTAACTTCTCCCTCTGGGTGCTGAATCATCCATTGGCTGCTCAGGCTTAATGTGCTTACAACTAGGCCGGGCGAAATTGATCACAGATTGAACAAAGACGATTTGGTGGCAAGGTTTGCCCTATATTCACTGTCTTTCTCACCATAATGGATGAGCGATTATTAGTCGGCTTTTGGTCACGCAAGTGAGGCCgtcgggtttgtgtgtgtgtgtcttttcccTTGAGACTTGCACCGAATAACTGTCAAGAAAAAatacacagaaaaacagaaCTCCGAAGACCCCACACGTCGTCTATTACAAACTAGAAATCATACCGAAAACACCCAGGATGCTTTTAGGAGGGTTAGGAGggtagagaggggaga
Encoded here:
- the LOC138982993 gene encoding receptor expression-enhancing protein 1-like isoform X2, which codes for MVSAIISRIVILLFGTLYPAYASYKAVRTKNVKEYVKWMMYWIIFALFTAVETFSDVFLSWVPFYYEVKIIFVLWMLSPMTKGSSFLFKKFVHPNLVRREKDIDEMISQARTASYTTILRLGSQGLSYASQVVVKTALMGQTKLVDHLRRSYSTSDLTNDGSQLMQRHPPMDYEEDEDELDNRLREDQEELAGKSTLLSRRITRSGSTGLHSVKEVEEDDEEETVTITEEYTIPGPVRQYYSPKEKKQINMYGTIPRSRGRQRTTRKTVL
- the LOC138982993 gene encoding receptor expression-enhancing protein 1-like isoform X1, whose translation is MVSAIISRIVILLFGTLYPAYASYKAVRTKNVKEYVKWMMYWIIFALFTAVETFSDVFLSWVPFYYEVKIIFVLWMLSPMTKGSSFLFKKFVHPNLVRREKDIDEMISQARTASYTTILRLGSQGLSYASQVVVKTALMGQTKLVDHLRRSYSTSDLTNDGSQLMQRHPPMDYEEDEDELDNRLREDQEELAGKSTLLSRRITRSGSTGREQGLHSVKEVEEDDEEETVTITEEYTIPGPVRQYYSPKEKKQINMYGTIPRSRGRQRTTRKTVL